TTGCCGACGCCAAAGGACGCACGGGCTTCGAGCGTCTTCTGGTTCTTCGTGATCTTGTCGGTGGCGAGCTTGGTCACGAGGTCAAGGCCGGGCTTGACACCGGCGATGTCCTGGGTCTCGAAGCAACCGGCGGTGATGGCCTTGTTCCAGGCGTTTTCTCCATTCTTTGTCCTGACAAAGACCGTGCTCCAGCCGTCAGGGGTGCCGACCGATCCGGTCGAGACATCGGCGAGGTTGGAGACATAGTCCAGGCAGACGTGGCAGCCGGGCTGCTCGTACTTGTGAGTGACCTTCAGCGGGATCTGGGAGACCGCACCGCGCTCGGTGTAGGCCCAGAACTTGCCCTTGCCGATGTCCATCTTGGTGACGGACTCAAGCTTCTGGTTGCAGTGGTCCTCGACGATCGCCTCGATCGACTGGTACGGGAAGTTCTCCATGCAGAAGATCCCGATGGCGAGGGCGATCTTGTCGGGGACGTCGCGCATCCCGATCGGATAGAGCTGGGCCTTCCTGACAGCCTGCATCTGGCACGGGGTGCCGACGATGCCGATCCTGTCAAGGCCGTAGCTCCGGGTCGCCTCCTTGAGGAGGGAGATGTTCGGGGAAAGGTTGTACTTCGTGCCGCGGGCCGCGAGAAGCTCCGCCCTCGTGGTTGCAACCATCGGTTCGGGCTTCCAGGGCTCGTCGGACGGTCCCGCTACGATGGCACCGTCGATGATACCCTCTTCGAGCGCATACGCAAAGAGCTGGGTGACGATACCGCCGTCCTGGGCTCCCTTCAGAATTTCCTTGTCGGTGCTGCGTGCAGCGACACAGGTCTTGTAGTTACCGAGTACCATTTCTCTTCACCTCACTGCATGACCTCTTTGATGAGTTCGCTGATACCCTCGAACTC
This window of the Methanofollis ethanolicus genome carries:
- the frhB gene encoding coenzyme F420 hydrogenase subunit beta produces the protein MVLGNYKTCVAARSTDKEILKGAQDGGIVTQLFAYALEEGIIDGAIVAGPSDEPWKPEPMVATTRAELLAARGTKYNLSPNISLLKEATRSYGLDRIGIVGTPCQMQAVRKAQLYPIGMRDVPDKIALAIGIFCMENFPYQSIEAIVEDHCNQKLESVTKMDIGKGKFWAYTERGAVSQIPLKVTHKYEQPGCHVCLDYVSNLADVSTGSVGTPDGWSTVFVRTKNGENAWNKAITAGCFETQDIAGVKPGLDLVTKLATDKITKNQKTLEARASFGVGKGLRNPYL